The following proteins come from a genomic window of Oncorhynchus mykiss isolate Arlee chromosome 19, USDA_OmykA_1.1, whole genome shotgun sequence:
- the sclt1 gene encoding sodium channel and clathrin linker 1 isoform X1: MSTEVEFLRDQVQRLNSALSHYQDRHRSEATSAPQGEEETHAETPAPWLSDQSIMAPLLSEYDRHMEDMTEQLQSYQMQMTAIRLKLDTVVKENERLHAELRESVERQLQTLPVSTGSGVEGDTLGDEGLISNLHQQIQLSVQERDQAMELWRASAQELDRLQQLYQITTSDGQLHVAEQQRLKDQLIQFQQHVQKLQVTNQKLESTNQQFLKTLTEQSTDMEELRNQLRSAKADLRMATAKVEEMTKLMQNVQDQIQRREDDAAEAHGREEASDRRLHHLQSALSQLEARLKAASQEAEGVRREQVVWERQVGELQVRCASLEEERYEAFSKVRDSIQLAEEASLQKDQALLREKQKSEELDRMNEAVRQLIQDAAIRTRKEVENVRKQCNSQIHRMAEELSALQLECADKESQMERSMREMRAVEEELEKVYKEGRGEPEYRKMEVLHQRSLNAERLKDDMNITLQSTHNKMKKLEMDYSEELSRCQEEVRRLQGSLSAAREDCSGVSEERLQLQQENMQLRREMEELRKASMMTQRRAKQQVSQMEQEYSLKEQGLEARVRELEESSRSSSADLTRLLSAQQKTSQRWKEEAKTLTLTFHTKLTSLKGELSRQKQRCQELEIQLVTDHETIVEYERQMAEYQEKNSRLQRRLTQAEQKATTASQQLSIMTSQRRKTSSMADLESL, encoded by the exons TTTGCGTGATCAAG TACAAAGGCTGAACTCTGCCTTGAGTCACTATCAGGATAGGCACCGCTCTGAAGccacatcagcaccacag GGTGAAGAGGAGACTCACGCAGAGACCCCAGCCCCCTGGCTGTCTGACCAGAG TATAATGGCTCCCCTCCTATCAGAGTATGACCGTCACATGGAAGACATGACTGAACAACTGCAGAGCTACCAG ATGCAGATGACTGCCATCAGACTGAAGCTGGACACGGTGGTCAAGGAGAATGAACG GCTGCATGCCGAGCTGAGGGAGTCCGTAGAGAGGCAGCTGCAGACCCTCCCAGTCAGTACAGGATCAGGGGTGGAGGGGGACACACTGGGGGACGAGGGGCTCATCAGCAACCTTCACCAACAGATACAGCTCTCTGTACAG gagcgaGACCAGGCCATGGAGCTGTGGCGGGCCTCAGCCCAGGAGCTGGACCGTTTACAGCAGCTCTACCAGATAACCACCTCTGACGGACAGCTCCATGTTGCCGAGCAACAGCGCCTCAAG GATCAACTGATCCAATTCCAGCAGCACGTCCAGAAACTCCAAGTTACCAATCAGAAACTGGAATCT ACCAACCAGCAGTTCCTGAAGACGCTGACAGAACAGAGCACGGATATGGAGGAGCTACGCAACCAGCTCAG ATCGGCCAAAGCAGATCTGAGGATGGCCACAGCCAAGGTGGAGGAGATGACCAAGCTGATGCAGAACGTCCAGGACCAGATACAGAGACGG GAGGACGATGCAGCAGAGGCTCATGGTAGAGAGGAGGCCTCAGATCGAAGACTCCACCATCTCCAGTCAGCCCTCAGTCAGCTAGAGGCCAG GTTGAAGGCAGCCAGCCAGGAGGCTGAGGGTGTACGCAGGGAGCAGGTGGTGTGGGAGAGGCAG GTGGGGGAGCTGCAGGTGCGCTGTGCCTCTCTGGAGGAGGAGCGCTACGAGGCCTTCTCCAAGGTCAGAGACTCCATCCAGCTGGCTGAGGAGGCCTCTCTACAgaaggaccag GCCCtgttgagagagaaacagaaatctGAGGAGCTGGACAGGATGAATGAAGCCGTCAGACAACTGATCCAGGATGCTGCCATACGCACCAGGAAAGAG GTAGAGAACGTACGTAAACAGTGCAACTCACAGATCCATCGGATGGCTGAGGAGTTGTCGGCTCTACAACTGGAGTGTGCAGATAAAGAGTCTCAGATGGAGAGGTCCATGAGAGAGATGCGGGCAGTGGAGGAGGAACTGGAGAAG GTGTataaggagggtagaggagagccAGAGTACAGGAAGATGGAGGTCCTCCACCAGAGGTCTCTGAATGCTGAGAGACTGAAGGACGACATGAACATCACCCTGCAGAGCACACACAACAAGATGAAGAAACTGGAGATGGA CTACAGTGAGGAGTTGTCCCGGTGCCAGGAGGAGGTGCGGCGGCTGCAGGGGTCTCTGTCTGCAGCCAGGGAGGACTGCAGCGGGGTCAGCGAGGAGCGGCTCCAGCTGCAGCAGGAGAACATGCAGCTCCGCAGGGAGATGGAGGAGCTACGCAAGGCTAGCATGATGACCCAGAGGAGAGCTAAGCAGCAG gttTCCCAGATGGAGCAGGAGTATTCCCTAAAGGAGCAGGGTCTGGAAGCCCGGGTCAGGGAGCTGGAGGAAAGCAGTAGGAGCTCCAGTGCTGACCTGACCCGCCTCCTCTCTGCCCAGCAGAAGACCAGCCAGCGCTGGAAAGAGGAGGCCAAGACCCTCACCCTGACCTTCCACACCAAACTCACCAGCCTCAA GGGTGAGCTGAGTCGACAGAAGCAACGTTGTCAGGAACTGGAGATCCAGCTGGTGACTGACCACGAGACCATAGTAGAG TACGAGAGGCAGATGGCAGAGTATCAGGAGAAGAACAGTCGTCTCCAGAGGCGTTTGACTCAGGCAGAACAGAAGGCAACTACAGCCTCACAACAG CTGAGTATAATGACGTCACAGAGGAGGAAAACATCGTCCATGGCAGACCTGGAGTCTCTATAG
- the sclt1 gene encoding sodium channel and clathrin linker 1 isoform X2, translating to MCSSIMAPLLSEYDRHMEDMTEQLQSYQMQMTAIRLKLDTVVKENERLHAELRESVERQLQTLPVSTGSGVEGDTLGDEGLISNLHQQIQLSVQERDQAMELWRASAQELDRLQQLYQITTSDGQLHVAEQQRLKDQLIQFQQHVQKLQVTNQKLESTNQQFLKTLTEQSTDMEELRNQLRSAKADLRMATAKVEEMTKLMQNVQDQIQRREDDAAEAHGREEASDRRLHHLQSALSQLEARLKAASQEAEGVRREQVVWERQVGELQVRCASLEEERYEAFSKVRDSIQLAEEASLQKDQALLREKQKSEELDRMNEAVRQLIQDAAIRTRKEVENVRKQCNSQIHRMAEELSALQLECADKESQMERSMREMRAVEEELEKVYKEGRGEPEYRKMEVLHQRSLNAERLKDDMNITLQSTHNKMKKLEMDYSEELSRCQEEVRRLQGSLSAAREDCSGVSEERLQLQQENMQLRREMEELRKASMMTQRRAKQQVSQMEQEYSLKEQGLEARVRELEESSRSSSADLTRLLSAQQKTSQRWKEEAKTLTLTFHTKLTSLKGELSRQKQRCQELEIQLVTDHETIVEYERQMAEYQEKNSRLQRRLTQAEQKATTASQQLSIMTSQRRKTSSMADLESL from the exons ATGTGTTCCAGTATAATGGCTCCCCTCCTATCAGAGTATGACCGTCACATGGAAGACATGACTGAACAACTGCAGAGCTACCAG ATGCAGATGACTGCCATCAGACTGAAGCTGGACACGGTGGTCAAGGAGAATGAACG GCTGCATGCCGAGCTGAGGGAGTCCGTAGAGAGGCAGCTGCAGACCCTCCCAGTCAGTACAGGATCAGGGGTGGAGGGGGACACACTGGGGGACGAGGGGCTCATCAGCAACCTTCACCAACAGATACAGCTCTCTGTACAG gagcgaGACCAGGCCATGGAGCTGTGGCGGGCCTCAGCCCAGGAGCTGGACCGTTTACAGCAGCTCTACCAGATAACCACCTCTGACGGACAGCTCCATGTTGCCGAGCAACAGCGCCTCAAG GATCAACTGATCCAATTCCAGCAGCACGTCCAGAAACTCCAAGTTACCAATCAGAAACTGGAATCT ACCAACCAGCAGTTCCTGAAGACGCTGACAGAACAGAGCACGGATATGGAGGAGCTACGCAACCAGCTCAG ATCGGCCAAAGCAGATCTGAGGATGGCCACAGCCAAGGTGGAGGAGATGACCAAGCTGATGCAGAACGTCCAGGACCAGATACAGAGACGG GAGGACGATGCAGCAGAGGCTCATGGTAGAGAGGAGGCCTCAGATCGAAGACTCCACCATCTCCAGTCAGCCCTCAGTCAGCTAGAGGCCAG GTTGAAGGCAGCCAGCCAGGAGGCTGAGGGTGTACGCAGGGAGCAGGTGGTGTGGGAGAGGCAG GTGGGGGAGCTGCAGGTGCGCTGTGCCTCTCTGGAGGAGGAGCGCTACGAGGCCTTCTCCAAGGTCAGAGACTCCATCCAGCTGGCTGAGGAGGCCTCTCTACAgaaggaccag GCCCtgttgagagagaaacagaaatctGAGGAGCTGGACAGGATGAATGAAGCCGTCAGACAACTGATCCAGGATGCTGCCATACGCACCAGGAAAGAG GTAGAGAACGTACGTAAACAGTGCAACTCACAGATCCATCGGATGGCTGAGGAGTTGTCGGCTCTACAACTGGAGTGTGCAGATAAAGAGTCTCAGATGGAGAGGTCCATGAGAGAGATGCGGGCAGTGGAGGAGGAACTGGAGAAG GTGTataaggagggtagaggagagccAGAGTACAGGAAGATGGAGGTCCTCCACCAGAGGTCTCTGAATGCTGAGAGACTGAAGGACGACATGAACATCACCCTGCAGAGCACACACAACAAGATGAAGAAACTGGAGATGGA CTACAGTGAGGAGTTGTCCCGGTGCCAGGAGGAGGTGCGGCGGCTGCAGGGGTCTCTGTCTGCAGCCAGGGAGGACTGCAGCGGGGTCAGCGAGGAGCGGCTCCAGCTGCAGCAGGAGAACATGCAGCTCCGCAGGGAGATGGAGGAGCTACGCAAGGCTAGCATGATGACCCAGAGGAGAGCTAAGCAGCAG gttTCCCAGATGGAGCAGGAGTATTCCCTAAAGGAGCAGGGTCTGGAAGCCCGGGTCAGGGAGCTGGAGGAAAGCAGTAGGAGCTCCAGTGCTGACCTGACCCGCCTCCTCTCTGCCCAGCAGAAGACCAGCCAGCGCTGGAAAGAGGAGGCCAAGACCCTCACCCTGACCTTCCACACCAAACTCACCAGCCTCAA GGGTGAGCTGAGTCGACAGAAGCAACGTTGTCAGGAACTGGAGATCCAGCTGGTGACTGACCACGAGACCATAGTAGAG TACGAGAGGCAGATGGCAGAGTATCAGGAGAAGAACAGTCGTCTCCAGAGGCGTTTGACTCAGGCAGAACAGAAGGCAACTACAGCCTCACAACAG CTGAGTATAATGACGTCACAGAGGAGGAAAACATCGTCCATGGCAGACCTGGAGTCTCTATAG